The following proteins are co-located in the Telopea speciosissima isolate NSW1024214 ecotype Mountain lineage chromosome 9, Tspe_v1, whole genome shotgun sequence genome:
- the LOC122639809 gene encoding LRR receptor-like serine/threonine-protein kinase GSO1, with product MALFHSLPFLLLFLLLSLFSHHCLLVISASCHVDDEAGLLGFKSGIIEDPSGMLTSWKSGTDCCTWSGVECRENNRVTTISLYGQTDNPKSYLSGTISSSLSKVQNLDGIYFQNLQNITGGFPKVIFDLPKLKYVYIENSKLSGPLPGNIGRLSQLGALSFSGNRFSGRIPSSISQLTEVTQLKLARNLLYGEIPVGIRQLKNITYLSLEQNMFSGKIPDFFSSFADLRILNLSSNKFSGEIPATISYLAPKLRYLELGHNRLTGKIPNFLSNFKQLDTLDLSSNSFSGVVPKSFKNLTKIFNLDLSHNQLVDPFPELNVKGIESLDLSYNKFNLGEIPKWVTSSTIIYSLKLAGCGIKIKLDDWKPAETYFYDYIDLSDNEITGSPVSLLNSTDYLVGFWASGNQLKFKMENLKMPKTLKYLNLSRNLMFGKVPASISQLKKLDVSYNHLCGKIPANKFPASSFVGNDCLCGSPLSPCKV from the coding sequence ATGGCATTATTCCACTCtctccctttccttcttctttttcttcttctctccctcttttcacaCCATTGCTTACTTGTAATCTCTGCATCATGCCACGTGGACGATGAAGCTGGCTTATTGGGTTTCAAATCTGGCATTATCGAAGATCCATCGGGCATGCTCACCTCCTGGAAGTCCGGTACCGATTGCTGCACATGGTCCGGTGTAGAGTGCCGAGAAAACAACCGAGTCACTACAATCTCACTTTATGGGCAAACCGACAACCCGAAAAGTTACCTGTCGGGTACAATCTCTTCATCACTATCaaaggttcaaaacttggatggAATTTACTTCCAAAACCTCCAAAATATCACTGGAGGTTTCCCAAAGGTAATCTTCGATCTCCCCAAGCTGAAGTACGTCTACATCGAGAACAGCAAGCTTTCGGGTCCTCTACCCGGTAACATCGGCCGGCTCTCTCAACTTGGTGCTCTGAGTTTTTCCGGGAATCGGTTTTCGGGTCGGATCCCAAGCTCAATTTCTCAACTCACCGAGGTGACTCAGCTCAAACTGGCCAGAAACCTTCTCTACGGCGAGATTCCTGTCGGAATTCGGCAACTCAAGAACATTACATATCTGAGTCTCGAACAGAATATGTTTTCAGGAAAAATCCCTGATTTTTTCTCGTCTTTCGCCGATCTCCGAATCCTGAATCTCTCAAGCAACAAATTTTCCGGTGAGATTCCAGCGACAATTTCATATCTAGCACCAAAGCTTCGCTACCTTGAGTTGGGTCACAACAGACTTACAGGCAAAATTCCAAACTTTCTTTCCAATTTCAAACAATTAGACACACTTGATCTTTCTTCGAACAGTTTCtcaggtgttgtgcccaagaGTTTCAAGAATCTCACTAAGATCTTCAATCTCGATCTCTCTCATAATCAACTTGTTGACCCTTTTCCTGAATTGAACGTGAAAGGGATCGAATCACTCGATCTCTCTTACAACAAGTTCAATTTAGGTGAAATTCCGAAATGGGTTACTTCATCGACCATCATTTACTCGCTCAAGCTTGCTGGGTGTGGGATTAAGATCAAATTAGACGATTGGAAGCCGGCAGAAACCTATTTCTACGACTACATTGATCTGTCAGACAATGAAATCACAGGTAGCCCAGTGAGTTTGCTGAACAGCACAGATTACTTAGTTGGATTTTGGGCTTCTGGGAAtcaattaaaattcaaaatggaGAATTTGAAAATGCCCAAAACGCTGAAATACTTGAATTTGTCTCGGAATCTGATGTTTGGGAAAGTTCCGGCGAGCATTTCACAGTTGAAAAAGTTGGATGTGAGTTATAACCATTTGTGTGGTAAGATTCCGGCGAATAAGTTTCCGGCATCGTCATTTGTCGGCAATGACTGTTTATGTGGCTCTCCCCTTTCTCCATGCAAAGTTTAG